In the Wyeomyia smithii strain HCP4-BCI-WySm-NY-G18 chromosome 2, ASM2978416v1, whole genome shotgun sequence genome, one interval contains:
- the LOC129724106 gene encoding gamma-aminobutyric acid receptor-associated protein: MKFIYKEEHPFEKRKQEGDKIRRKYPDRVPVIVEKAPKARIGDLDKKKYLVPSDLTVGQFYFLIRKRIHLRPEDALFFFVNNVIPPTSATMGSLYQEHHEEDYFLYVAYSDENVYGCN, translated from the coding sequence ATGAAATTCATCTACAAGGAAGAGCACCCGTTCGAGAAGCGCAAGCAGGAAGGAGACAAAATACGTCGCAAATATCCCGATCGTGTTCCGGTAATTGTCGAGAAAGCACCAAAGGCTCGCATCGGAGACCTGGATAAGAAAAAGTATCTTGTTCCATCGGATTTGACGGTCGGCCAGTTCTACTTTCTAATCCGGAAGCGCATCCATCTGCGGCCCGAAGATGCTTTGTTCTTCTTTGTAAACAATGTCATTCCACCGACGTCCGCCACAATGGGATCCCTGTATCAGGAGCACCATGAAGAGGATTACTTTTTATATGTCGCATATTCAGACGAAAATGTTTACGGATGTAATTAA
- the LOC129724105 gene encoding uncharacterized protein LOC129724105: protein MDLEVLPPELMWNVLDNLTELRDRKNASLVCKTWNWMLFNASKSLRDVNLRICTKANSLEQLETEELIDRMFEVMVRSKRNYINVEFFHVNFERSAVREFLFFVVQLCCDSIECLRFTNCHGLKRSELWQILELLINLRELTVSGGIYYDDLGNDVAVCKLERLESLTLDIGDDCRLYKDFASNAPNVESFSIRTIHGCVDLRDVAATRRFSQQLKALSFSTNRCYNQAEFSEMSLSQLTKLELKVSGYVWVPLFKQLKLLQELKLEASINDDVIAAICSTSTKLKKLYLLSSGLVECKKFNMLARLEVLEELQIRGIYKYSWRHVLFSKLSHLHLDNVGTDFTNFLKELTSLRSLEIHDTKLKNEQLIKVTLNAPTVERLELAFCNKISDKGFKHLSDMTNLMELRLWGIQVSKNIDERFGCPRLQNIIFYFNDFIEDCTLNALALRLPGLKQLVLYDCYRISPQGVIELRKTLSHCKVLELYRGDELPPELIAEKQIYHRNAEFPNGVLKQELPFQWY, encoded by the exons ATGGATCTGGAAGTGCTGCCGCCGGAGTTGATGTGGAACGTGTTGGACAATCTGACCGAACTGCGGGACCGTAAAAACGCTTCTCTGGTGTGCAAGACGTGGAATTGGATGCTGTTTAATGCATCGAAATCATTGCGCGATGTAAACCTACGAATCTGCACGAAAGCCAACAGCTTGGAGCAGCTGGAAACCGAGGAGCTGATCGATCGAATGTTCGAAGTGATGGTGCGGAGCAAGCGGAACTATATTAATGTAGAATTTTTCCACGTCAATTTTGAACGTTCCGCGGTCagagagtttttattttttgtggtACAGTTGTGTTGTGACTCTATTGAGTGTTTGCGTTTTACAAACTGTCACGGGCTGAAACGGAGCGAGTTGTGGCAAATTTTAGAGCTGCTGATCAATTTACGGGAACTTACCGTTTCCGGAGGTATATATTACGATGATTTGGGAAATGATGTTGCTGTGTGTAAGCTGGAACGTTTAGAGAGTTTAACGTTGGACATCGGAGATGACTGCCGGTTGTATAaagattttgcttcaaatgCACCGAATGTTGAATCATTTAGTATTAGAACGATTCACGGATGTGTCGATCTTCGGGATGTTGCCGCAACAAGACGTTTCAGCCAGCAGCTTAAAGCTCTATCTTTTTCAACAAATCGTTGTTACAATCAAGCGGAATTTTCGGAAATGAGTCTTTCGCAGTTGACTAAATTGGAACTAAAAGTTTCCGGGTATGTTTGGGTTCCACTTTTCAAACAGTTAAAGCTATTGCAGGAACTAAAACTAGAAGCAAGTATCAATGACGATGTCATTGCTGCAATATGCAGCACTTCAACCAAGCTAAAAAAACTCTACCTCCTTTCGTCGGGTTTGGTAGAGTGCAAGAAATTCAATATGTTGGCACGTTTGGAAGTTCTCGAAGAGCTGCAAATCAGGGGCATTTACAAGTACAGCTGGAGGCATGTATTATTCAGCAAACTTTCGCATTTACATCTTGACAATGTGGGTACAGATTTTACCAACTTCCTGAAAGAATTGACAAGCCTGAGATCGCTAGAGATACATGATACCAAACTTAAGAATGAGCAGCTGATTAAAGTGACACTGAATGCACCGACAGTGGAACGGTTAGAATTGGcgttttgtaacaaaattagCGATAAAGGTTTCAAACATTTGTCGGACATGACAAACCTTATGGAGTTACGTCTGTGGGGAATCCAAGTTTCTAAAAATATCGATGAAAGGTTTGGGTGTCCACGATTGCAGaacataattttttatttcaacgatTTT ATTGAAGACTGTACTTTAAATGCCCTAGCTTTACGTCTACCTGGTTTGAAGCAGCTTGTTCTGTACGACTGTTATCGGATAAGTCCACAAGGGGTAATCGAGCTACGTAAAACACTGTCACACTGCAAGGTTTTAGAGCTGTACCGTGGCGATGAATTACCTCCAGAGTTGATAGCCGAAAAACAAATCTATCATCGAAATGCTGAATTTCCCAATGGAGTACTAAAGCAAGAATTACCTTTCCAGTGGTATTAA